A section of the Flavobacterium ardleyense genome encodes:
- a CDS encoding gluzincin family metallopeptidase, translated as MNFNFRPCYVGLLLLFAVDATAQHHIRIEANLNDQTKTFEISQTILYKNQSQDTLQNIILNDWNNAYSSKNTPLAGRFSDEFVKTFHTAKKEDRGFTKITSIESQDETLVWNRVDNQIDLISISLEKPLKPDDEVLIQISYSIRLPNARFTKYGYDEQESYAIRNAFLWPALRENGDFLLYSNLNIDDAANALADVELTVYTEVNKSITSDLNIENNKDFAVHKFVGSNRYDFSLYIENKSDFLSFKNKDIEVLNNIKSKNVDDIRKAIIVDRIVEFAKEKIGAYPYPVITISQVDYERNPFYGFNQLPSFLKPFSEDFDYEINILKTYLNAYLKNSLPLNKRKDNWIYDGITTYYMMEYLQYYYPDAKMLGKVANFRLLNSFHLAHIKFNEQFSYFYMLMARKNLDQPIGDPKNTLIKFNEQIAGKYRAGLSFEYLDDYLGNNILNTSVKNFFEENKVQTTVKAPFEDLLRKNTDTNIEWFFDDIIHSRRVIDYKFGNLTKDKDFVYFDLKNKTGTNVPIPIYGLKDNQVVFKKWLDETSTMSAYKLPRMDADKLVINYENVVPEMNLRNNWKSLKDYNITNRPIKFTLMKDLEDPYYNQILYVPTITYNLYDGLIPGLRFHNKTILDKPFIYDINPALSTKQGTISGSFLLAVNQNYRESKLYNMRYSLSGNYFHYAPDASYLRLNPLVMMRIRTSDFRDNEQQAVMVRQVIVSREQSAFVADDPQAKNYSVSNAKYYFSDSEATKSFGFVSELQYADKFGKAIVQANYRKLFENNTQIDLRFYAGVFAFNNTKSDFFNFALDRPTDYLFDYNYYGRSETTGLFSQQLIMAEGGFKSKFENQFANQWMTTLNLGVNVWNWIEVYGDVGLLKNKGYNERFVFDSGIRLNLVQDYFELYFPVVSSNGWEIAQDRYDQKIRFIVTLNPKILLNLFNRKWL; from the coding sequence TTGAATTTTAATTTTCGCCCATGTTATGTTGGATTGCTGCTTTTATTTGCGGTAGATGCAACTGCGCAACATCATATTAGAATTGAGGCAAATTTGAATGACCAGACAAAAACATTTGAAATTAGTCAGACTATTTTGTACAAAAATCAAAGTCAAGATACTTTGCAAAATATCATCCTAAATGATTGGAATAATGCTTATTCATCCAAAAACACGCCCCTTGCCGGACGATTTTCGGACGAATTTGTCAAAACTTTTCATACTGCGAAAAAGGAAGATCGAGGTTTTACAAAGATTACCTCTATCGAAAGTCAGGACGAAACTCTTGTATGGAATCGAGTGGACAATCAGATTGATCTGATTTCTATTTCTCTAGAAAAACCTTTGAAACCTGATGATGAAGTATTAATTCAAATTTCCTATTCCATAAGGTTGCCAAATGCACGATTTACAAAATATGGATACGATGAGCAAGAAAGTTATGCCATTCGAAATGCTTTTTTATGGCCCGCTTTGCGTGAAAATGGTGATTTTTTACTTTATAGTAATCTTAATATTGACGATGCAGCAAATGCTTTGGCAGATGTGGAATTGACGGTTTATACCGAAGTTAACAAATCTATTACCAGCGATTTAAATATTGAAAACAACAAAGATTTTGCAGTTCACAAGTTCGTTGGAAGCAATCGCTACGATTTTAGTTTATATATTGAAAACAAGAGTGATTTTTTGAGTTTTAAAAATAAGGATATTGAAGTCCTTAACAACATTAAGTCAAAAAATGTCGACGATATCAGAAAGGCGATTATTGTTGATAGAATTGTTGAATTTGCAAAAGAGAAAATTGGTGCTTACCCTTATCCCGTGATAACAATTTCGCAGGTAGATTATGAGCGAAATCCGTTTTACGGTTTTAATCAATTACCCTCTTTCTTAAAGCCTTTTAGCGAAGATTTTGATTATGAGATTAATATTCTAAAAACCTACCTCAATGCGTATTTGAAAAATTCGCTTCCGCTAAATAAACGCAAGGATAATTGGATTTACGACGGAATTACTACGTACTATATGATGGAATACTTGCAATATTACTATCCAGATGCAAAAATGTTGGGTAAAGTTGCGAATTTCCGATTATTAAATAGTTTTCACTTGGCGCACATTAAGTTTAACGAGCAGTTTTCATACTTCTATATGTTGATGGCTCGTAAAAATCTTGATCAGCCGATTGGTGATCCAAAAAACACCTTGATAAAATTCAATGAGCAGATTGCTGGAAAGTATCGTGCAGGTTTGAGTTTTGAATATCTCGACGACTATCTGGGCAACAATATTTTGAATACTAGTGTAAAAAATTTCTTCGAAGAAAATAAAGTTCAAACTACAGTCAAAGCGCCATTTGAAGACCTCTTGCGAAAAAACACTGATACAAATATCGAATGGTTTTTTGACGACATTATACACTCTAGAAGGGTAATCGATTATAAATTTGGAAATCTAACCAAAGATAAAGATTTTGTCTATTTTGATTTAAAAAACAAGACTGGAACAAATGTGCCGATTCCAATTTACGGATTAAAAGACAATCAAGTAGTTTTTAAAAAATGGCTTGATGAGACTTCAACAATGAGCGCTTACAAATTGCCAAGAATGGATGCTGATAAACTCGTGATAAACTACGAAAATGTGGTGCCAGAAATGAATTTGCGCAACAACTGGAAATCGTTAAAGGATTATAACATTACCAATCGTCCAATCAAATTTACTTTGATGAAGGATTTAGAGGACCCATATTACAATCAGATTCTATATGTTCCAACGATTACTTATAACCTTTATGACGGACTAATTCCAGGTTTGAGATTTCATAATAAAACTATTCTTGACAAACCGTTTATCTACGATATTAATCCTGCGCTATCTACCAAGCAGGGAACAATTAGCGGAAGCTTTCTCCTAGCTGTAAATCAAAATTACAGAGAATCAAAACTCTATAATATGCGCTATTCTCTTAGCGGGAATTACTTTCATTACGCGCCTGATGCGAGTTATTTACGATTGAATCCGCTTGTAATGATGCGAATTCGAACCTCCGATTTTCGAGATAATGAGCAACAAGCTGTAATGGTACGGCAGGTAATTGTGAGCAGAGAACAATCAGCTTTTGTAGCAGATGATCCTCAAGCAAAGAATTACTCTGTATCCAACGCCAAATACTATTTCTCCGATTCAGAAGCTACCAAATCATTTGGCTTTGTATCAGAATTGCAATACGCAGACAAATTTGGAAAAGCGATTGTTCAGGCGAATTATCGAAAACTTTTCGAAAATAATACTCAAATAGACTTGCGCTTTTATGCCGGCGTTTTCGCTTTTAATAATACAAAATCTGACTTTTTTAACTTTGCTTTGGACCGACCAACGGACTATCTTTTTGACTATAATTATTACGGAAGATCTGAGACAACAGGACTTTTTAGTCAACAGTTAATTATGGCAGAAGGCGGTTTTAAATCTAAATTCGAAAATCAATTTGCCAACCAATGGATGACTACATTAAATCTTGGTGTTAATGTTTGGAATTGGATTGAAGTTTATGGCGATGTTGGATTGCTGAAAAACAAAGGTTATAATGAACGCTTTGTTTTTGATAGCGGCATTCGACTCAATCTTGTTCAAGATTATTTTGAACTTTACTTTCCCGTTGTATCATCAAATGGTTGGGAGATTGCGCAAGATCGATACGATCAGAAAATTAGGTTTATAGTGACATTAAACCCGAAAATCTTATTAAATCTCTTTAATAGAAAATGGCTTTAA
- a CDS encoding LOG family protein, protein MRLEDFDNDEEKVIIDRLKQKTWNEIRTNDSWAIFKIMAEFVNGYEAMGRIGPCVSIFGSARTKPEDPYYILAEQIAFDISTAGYGVITGGGPGIMEAGNKGANRGGGTSVGLNIELPFEQHFNPYIDKDKNLNFDYFFVRKVMFVKYSQGFVIMPGGFGTLDEMFEAITLIQTKKVAKFPIILVGSDYWSGLMDWIDQVLNTKYMNVSPEDLKLIKIVDSAEEVVDVLDKFYKKYTLSPNF, encoded by the coding sequence ATGAGATTAGAAGATTTTGATAATGATGAAGAAAAGGTAATTATTGACCGATTGAAGCAAAAAACTTGGAACGAAATTCGTACCAATGACTCATGGGCCATTTTTAAAATTATGGCCGAATTTGTCAACGGTTATGAAGCGATGGGTCGAATTGGACCGTGCGTAAGTATCTTTGGATCGGCCCGAACAAAGCCCGAAGATCCATATTATATTTTGGCCGAACAGATTGCTTTTGACATTAGTACAGCAGGTTATGGCGTGATTACTGGTGGCGGACCTGGAATTATGGAAGCAGGAAACAAAGGTGCAAATCGTGGAGGTGGAACCTCTGTAGGACTAAATATTGAGTTGCCTTTTGAGCAGCATTTTAACCCTTATATTGACAAGGATAAAAATTTGAATTTCGATTATTTCTTTGTCCGCAAAGTAATGTTTGTCAAGTATTCGCAAGGATTTGTTATTATGCCAGGAGGTTTTGGAACATTAGACGAAATGTTTGAAGCGATTACTTTAATTCAGACTAAAAAAGTGGCGAAATTTCCAATAATTTTGGTAGGATCTGATTATTGGAGTGGATTAATGGATTGGATTGATCAAGTTTTGAATACCAAATACATGAATGTGAGTCCAGAAGATCTAAAATTAATAAAAATCGTAGATAGTGCAGAAGAAGTCGTTGATGTCTTGGATAAGTTTTATAAAAAATACACTCTTAGTCCAAACTTTTAA
- a CDS encoding Crp/Fnr family transcriptional regulator: protein MSISDFLNTLVVFTEEELNDILTHFAIEYACKNQILVRNGEICKSLYYVEQGMGRSYYLNENGKEITQWFFGVGKFMSSVDSFFQQSPSLYYLEVLEDSTLYSISKQDIDLLFAKYPKMEKLGRIVSIEMLTKIINKLNAIQFQTARERYDYMLTEFPDIVYQVPLGHIASYLGMTQETLSRIRRGDTSK from the coding sequence ATGAGCATCTCCGACTTTCTAAACACTTTAGTAGTATTCACAGAAGAAGAATTGAATGATATTCTTACTCACTTCGCAATAGAATACGCTTGTAAAAATCAAATTCTTGTACGCAACGGAGAAATCTGCAAGTCATTATATTATGTGGAGCAAGGAATGGGCAGAAGTTATTACCTTAATGAAAACGGCAAAGAAATTACACAATGGTTTTTTGGAGTTGGGAAATTTATGTCTAGTGTTGACAGTTTTTTTCAGCAAAGCCCAAGTTTATATTATCTAGAAGTTCTCGAAGATTCAACCTTATATAGTATTTCAAAACAAGATATTGACTTGCTTTTTGCCAAATATCCAAAAATGGAAAAGTTAGGTCGAATCGTTTCTATCGAAATGCTCACAAAAATTATCAATAAACTAAATGCTATTCAGTTTCAAACCGCACGTGAACGGTACGACTATATGCTCACAGAATTTCCAGATATTGTCTATCAGGTTCCGCTTGGACATATTGCATCGTATTTAGGAATGACTCAAGAAACCTTGAGCCGAATACGTAGGGGAGATACTTCTAAATAA